A single region of the Thermococcus paralvinellae genome encodes:
- a CDS encoding ArsR/SmtB family transcription factor: MEDLRRQLEELKKRLEVLEESIDPVDEIMLSIKMRLRKKLEAGSLELNEEKAAKILKSLANPDRIRILKMLSERPMSFKEIKDVLGVESPTVSHHLKLLKKTGMVRSVEMYEITENGRLLLRLLEIITALGEVEE, encoded by the coding sequence ATGGAGGATTTGAGGAGACAACTTGAAGAGCTTAAGAAAAGGTTGGAGGTGCTTGAAGAAAGCATAGACCCGGTAGATGAGATAATGCTATCCATTAAGATGCGTCTAAGGAAGAAGCTTGAAGCCGGGAGCTTAGAACTAAATGAGGAAAAAGCCGCAAAGATTCTCAAAAGTCTTGCCAATCCAGATAGAATTAGGATTCTCAAAATGCTCTCGGAGAGACCTATGTCTTTCAAGGAGATTAAAGATGTCTTGGGAGTTGAGAGTCCTACTGTTTCTCACCATCTCAAGCTCCTTAAAAAAACTGGAATGGTGAGGAGTGTTGAAATGTATGAGATTACCGAAAATGGTCGCTTACTTTTGCGCTTACTTGAAATTATCACTGCTTTAGGGGAGGTGGAAGAATGA
- a CDS encoding TldD/PmbA family protein — protein sequence MQDVLEKALEWAMNNLKAEYIELRYENLKKTNLELKDGTFVTFTNKVQRGVAIRVLADGAWGFSSTNRLENLEKAIEEAYKLAKAGAKAKREKIQLAEIKPVEDVVKSKMKIKPAEVNIDDKIGHLKELEKLLKEDKVVKSTMVRYEDASGEKILLTNEGTNIRWDVNYLVQYIWATGKEGDKLAASRDSIGQVDYGWEIFETKETNEAVAQRVLKKLHAQLNGVAPKRGEFPIVAGPIIVGIIAHEALGHLAEADLTINSPFKDLMGKQIAPEFVTMSERIVDGGFGNDKYDDEGVPVRDIHIIENGILKELMVNREYAHKWGIEPNGHARAQDYTFPPIIRMRNTVFEPGDWSFEEMIEDIKFGYYVVDFRGGQAQLNSAFQVGVQEGYMIENGEITKPIRDTSISGIAIEALKKITAVGKDFGIETGFCGKGQTAFVSSGGPHMRFDRGIIIG from the coding sequence ATGCAAGATGTTCTTGAAAAAGCCCTTGAATGGGCGATGAACAATCTGAAAGCAGAATACATAGAGTTGCGCTATGAGAATCTCAAAAAGACTAATCTTGAACTTAAGGATGGAACTTTTGTAACATTCACCAACAAAGTTCAAAGAGGAGTTGCAATAAGAGTTCTTGCGGATGGAGCTTGGGGTTTTTCCTCAACCAACCGTTTGGAGAACTTGGAAAAAGCAATTGAAGAGGCATACAAGCTAGCAAAAGCTGGAGCAAAAGCAAAGAGGGAAAAGATTCAGCTTGCTGAGATAAAGCCTGTTGAAGACGTTGTAAAGAGCAAGATGAAGATTAAACCGGCTGAAGTTAACATCGATGACAAAATTGGGCATCTCAAAGAACTTGAAAAACTCCTTAAGGAAGATAAAGTTGTCAAGTCCACAATGGTTCGCTATGAAGATGCAAGCGGTGAAAAAATCCTTCTCACAAACGAAGGGACAAATATAAGGTGGGACGTCAACTATCTTGTCCAGTACATCTGGGCAACTGGAAAAGAAGGAGATAAGTTAGCTGCAAGCAGAGACTCAATAGGGCAGGTAGATTATGGCTGGGAGATATTTGAGACAAAGGAAACCAATGAAGCTGTTGCTCAGAGAGTTTTAAAGAAGCTCCACGCTCAGCTCAACGGTGTTGCACCGAAAAGAGGAGAATTCCCAATTGTTGCGGGGCCAATTATAGTTGGAATCATTGCCCACGAGGCTTTAGGGCACCTAGCTGAGGCAGATCTTACAATCAATTCACCGTTTAAAGACCTCATGGGCAAGCAGATTGCACCGGAGTTCGTTACGATGAGTGAGAGAATCGTTGATGGCGGCTTCGGAAACGACAAATACGATGATGAGGGTGTTCCTGTTAGGGATATCCACATCATTGAGAACGGAATTCTGAAGGAGCTTATGGTCAATAGAGAATATGCCCACAAGTGGGGAATTGAGCCAAATGGGCATGCAAGGGCTCAGGATTACACTTTCCCACCAATCATTAGAATGCGCAACACAGTGTTTGAGCCCGGTGACTGGAGCTTTGAAGAGATGATTGAAGACATTAAGTTCGGCTATTATGTCGTTGACTTCAGAGGAGGTCAAGCTCAGCTCAATTCAGCATTCCAAGTTGGTGTGCAAGAGGGCTATATGATTGAGAACGGTGAAATTACAAAGCCAATAAGAGACACTTCTATCAGCGGAATTGCAATTGAAGCTTTGAAGAAGATAACTGCTGTGGGAAAGGACTTTGGAATTGAGACAGGCTTCTGTGGAAAGGGACAAACTGCATTTGTCAGTTCAGGTGGACCTCACATGAGATTTGATAGAGGAATAATCATCGGGTGA
- a CDS encoding HAD family hydrolase: protein MIRAVIFDVDETLIYYENYNAQEWFNSYLKPAFQRHSINVDFETYRKMVKGILPRSYVEKLGINHVEFWKLVDNVNLKYRRVLAKEGKIKIFPDVSQTLQELKTMRLKLAAVSNASQDCTEFVLELFDLRKYFEVIFGKDYSYLDGAKPNPYLIQKSLKVLNVSPSEALVVGDSELDVKAAHRAGIKAVQVLRFDNFVEEADYHVRDLNELVDLVKKLVNEERH from the coding sequence TTGATCAGGGCAGTTATCTTTGATGTTGACGAAACGTTGATATATTATGAAAATTACAATGCTCAAGAATGGTTTAACAGCTATCTCAAACCTGCATTCCAACGACATAGTATAAATGTAGATTTTGAAACATACAGGAAGATGGTTAAGGGGATTCTTCCTCGAAGTTATGTTGAAAAGCTCGGAATTAACCATGTGGAGTTCTGGAAGCTTGTCGATAATGTAAATCTTAAATATCGGAGAGTGTTGGCAAAAGAGGGTAAGATTAAGATTTTTCCAGATGTTTCTCAAACTCTCCAAGAGCTAAAAACAATGAGATTGAAACTTGCTGCTGTAAGCAACGCTTCTCAGGACTGTACAGAATTCGTGCTGGAGCTTTTTGATTTGAGAAAGTATTTTGAAGTAATTTTTGGCAAAGATTATTCATATCTCGATGGTGCAAAGCCAAATCCATACCTAATCCAAAAATCCCTTAAAGTTCTGAATGTTTCTCCCAGCGAAGCTCTCGTTGTTGGAGACAGTGAGCTGGATGTAAAAGCAGCACATAGAGCTGGAATTAAAGCAGTTCAAGTTTTGAGGTTTGATAATTTTGTGGAAGAAGCTGACTATCATGTTAGAGATCTCAATGAGCTTGTGGATTTAGTCAAAAAGTTAGTGAATGAAGAGAGACATTAA
- a CDS encoding MFS transporter — protein sequence MLNLGKNFWLYAIGRFISQLGWAVQDVALPLYVLDVTKSGAMMSIFLIAELVPRLALSPIAGVVGDRYNRKALMVWLDIARGVLLFGVIAFELLNLKTLLIVQVLMSIMGAFFASATGAMFADLVEKDELTRATSTVQTLGIIARIAGPLLGGIIYAFGGIRLALLINAVSFFGSGLFEMFIHYEWKTKELKGISEIKGDLLEGLRFIKTKRALMILMSYALLINFLFNPIGAVVLPYVFRIQIGFSAQQFGALQTAIMVGMLLGNALIMAKLGNKAEMLLFKALFMELTLFLVITLLCSPFISLEVWTLFVVFIAIDVLLGILNALVNVPISAKLQKMVPSELRGRVFSVFEMLAMGTTPIGMAIVGVLLESLRPYQLMIISWLAGFGVTLYYFIRYESVILAPEAEKEGI from the coding sequence ATGCTCAATCTTGGGAAGAACTTCTGGCTCTACGCCATAGGGAGGTTCATTTCACAGCTCGGCTGGGCAGTTCAAGACGTAGCATTGCCCCTCTACGTCCTTGATGTAACAAAAAGCGGTGCAATGATGAGCATCTTCCTCATAGCCGAGCTGGTTCCTCGTTTAGCTCTATCACCAATTGCGGGTGTTGTAGGCGACAGATACAACAGAAAAGCCCTTATGGTGTGGCTCGACATAGCGAGAGGCGTTCTACTCTTTGGAGTAATTGCTTTTGAATTGCTTAATCTCAAGACGCTCTTAATTGTGCAAGTCTTGATGAGCATAATGGGAGCTTTCTTTGCTTCGGCAACAGGTGCCATGTTCGCTGATCTGGTTGAAAAAGATGAGCTTACGAGAGCTACATCAACGGTTCAAACTCTTGGCATAATAGCAAGGATAGCTGGGCCACTTCTAGGTGGCATTATCTACGCTTTTGGAGGCATAAGGTTAGCGCTCTTAATAAACGCAGTCTCGTTCTTTGGCTCTGGACTATTTGAGATGTTCATACATTATGAATGGAAAACAAAAGAACTGAAGGGCATAAGCGAAATTAAAGGAGATTTGTTAGAAGGTTTGAGGTTCATCAAGACGAAAAGGGCTTTAATGATTTTAATGAGTTATGCCTTGCTCATCAACTTCCTCTTCAATCCAATTGGAGCCGTCGTTTTGCCCTACGTCTTCAGGATTCAAATTGGCTTCTCAGCCCAGCAGTTCGGGGCATTGCAAACCGCTATAATGGTGGGCATGCTACTTGGAAATGCTCTGATAATGGCAAAGCTTGGCAATAAGGCAGAGATGTTGCTGTTCAAAGCTCTGTTCATGGAGTTGACTCTATTCTTGGTGATAACTCTGCTATGCTCACCATTCATAAGCTTAGAGGTCTGGACACTGTTTGTGGTGTTTATAGCAATTGATGTTTTACTGGGAATCTTGAATGCTCTCGTGAATGTCCCGATTTCAGCGAAACTGCAGAAGATGGTGCCGAGTGAGCTTAGGGGAAGGGTATTCTCGGTGTTTGAAATGCTTGCAATGGGGACGACTCCAATAGGAATGGCAATTGTCGGAGTTCTTTTAGAGAGTCTTCGGCCATATCAGCTGATGATTATCTCATGGCTCGCTGGATTTGGAGTCACTTTATATTATTTCATCAGATATGAGAGCGTTATCTTGGCACCAGAAGCTGAGAAAGAAGGAATTTAA
- a CDS encoding AEC family transporter, which translates to MNIPEMLSLIAIGFLLKRVIKSRKPFSVIRFLASNVLLAFYVFSNVASKDLAYLMEVRVVFIYVFLVIGVSFLGAYLYGLRLKDEKWKAALMILSIYPNTVALGFPIASLFLNDLTPAIIYASTNTLIALPISSFIAAHYSSGRASLTETIKRALKFPPVSANLLALFFVLGGIELPPQFLNMLNKIGWWSIPLILIYFGSTINLRKFEVKKLIEVAAFRIVLPFIFVFLTLKAPRDIFWAVLVEASMPPAIVANVILTQYKLKEEEAIGVTIVLTLLAILLFVILRILS; encoded by the coding sequence ATGAATATTCCAGAGATGCTCTCGTTGATAGCAATTGGATTTTTGCTGAAAAGAGTGATTAAATCACGAAAACCTTTTTCTGTAATTAGATTTCTTGCCAGTAATGTTCTTTTAGCGTTTTATGTATTCTCAAACGTTGCTTCAAAGGACTTGGCATATTTAATGGAGGTGAGGGTAGTTTTCATTTATGTGTTTCTGGTAATTGGAGTTTCATTTCTTGGTGCATATCTCTATGGTCTCAGGTTAAAAGACGAGAAATGGAAAGCTGCTTTAATGATTCTCTCAATATATCCAAATACCGTTGCCTTAGGATTTCCAATAGCAAGCTTATTCCTAAATGATTTGACTCCAGCAATCATTTATGCAAGCACAAATACGCTTATAGCTCTGCCGATTTCAAGCTTTATAGCCGCTCATTACTCAAGTGGCAGAGCTTCATTGACGGAAACAATAAAAAGAGCATTGAAATTCCCTCCTGTAAGTGCGAATTTATTGGCCCTATTTTTTGTGTTAGGTGGGATAGAACTTCCTCCGCAGTTCCTTAATATGCTGAACAAAATTGGATGGTGGAGTATTCCGTTGATTTTAATTTATTTTGGATCTACAATAAACCTGAGAAAGTTTGAAGTGAAAAAGCTAATTGAAGTTGCGGCTTTTAGGATAGTTTTGCCTTTTATTTTTGTTTTCCTAACACTTAAAGCCCCGAGAGATATATTTTGGGCGGTACTTGTTGAAGCTTCAATGCCTCCAGCTATTGTTGCTAATGTTATCCTAACACAGTATAAGCTCAAGGAGGAAGAGGCTATTGGAGTTACAATAGTCCTTACACTCTTGGCAATTTTGCTGTTTGTAATATTACGTATTCTGTCGTAG
- a CDS encoding TldD/PmbA family protein has protein sequence MEELIRYGEKFFDELEIAVYRNRDVGVNIELNEVSTSSVRQRTITVIRGIKDKRIGISIIDSESKEEIKKAIEEAYKMAKLNAPDEKWVSLPEPGKYREPKKISKEVKEVSPDYFVDLATKAIKLALEKDKGFVVAGGGGGAEWSESLIVNSHGINVFQEGGGAYFYLQLIGRKNGNVTPGIFEFDAKLGLNLEIEKIVEEVAQKVKWAYNVEKSKTEEAKVIIGPWAMASLLSYALLPAFSGERVIKETTPLLNKVEQKIASELLTIYDDPFHELSLKPVIADDEGVPTRKNILIENGIFKGFVWNNYWAKVYGTESTGNGTRNLSTGGVGVGFHSIVIEKGKESLSDLIAEIGHGYLVDGFQGAHSSNPDNGNFAVVANPAFLIENGEIKGSTVFMMSGNVYELINQIYAISKEQKVIPFHGTTITPWIAFENVKIAGK, from the coding sequence ATGGAAGAACTTATTCGTTACGGTGAAAAGTTTTTTGACGAGCTTGAAATCGCTGTGTATAGAAACAGGGACGTTGGAGTTAACATTGAGCTCAATGAGGTTTCAACATCCTCCGTGAGACAAAGAACGATTACTGTAATTAGGGGCATAAAGGACAAACGCATAGGAATAAGCATAATTGACAGCGAGAGTAAAGAAGAAATCAAGAAGGCGATTGAGGAAGCATATAAGATGGCAAAGCTAAACGCTCCAGATGAGAAGTGGGTTTCACTTCCGGAGCCTGGCAAATATAGAGAGCCAAAGAAGATAAGCAAAGAAGTTAAGGAGGTTTCTCCAGATTACTTTGTGGACTTAGCAACCAAAGCCATCAAGCTTGCCTTGGAGAAAGACAAAGGCTTTGTTGTTGCTGGTGGCGGAGGAGGAGCAGAGTGGAGCGAGAGCTTAATAGTGAATTCTCATGGAATAAACGTCTTCCAAGAGGGGGGTGGGGCTTACTTCTATCTTCAGCTCATTGGTAGGAAAAACGGCAATGTAACGCCAGGTATATTTGAATTTGATGCCAAGCTAGGCTTGAACCTTGAGATTGAGAAGATCGTTGAAGAAGTTGCCCAAAAAGTTAAATGGGCCTACAATGTTGAGAAAAGCAAGACTGAGGAGGCGAAGGTGATAATCGGACCATGGGCAATGGCTTCACTGCTGAGCTATGCTCTCCTCCCGGCCTTCAGCGGTGAAAGGGTAATTAAAGAAACGACACCCTTACTGAACAAAGTTGAACAAAAAATTGCAAGCGAACTTTTGACAATTTACGATGATCCATTCCATGAGCTCAGCTTAAAGCCAGTTATAGCTGATGATGAAGGAGTTCCAACGAGAAAGAACATTCTCATTGAAAATGGCATCTTCAAAGGCTTCGTATGGAACAACTACTGGGCCAAAGTTTATGGAACAGAAAGCACTGGAAACGGGACGAGGAATCTCTCAACAGGTGGAGTTGGCGTAGGATTCCACAGCATTGTCATTGAGAAAGGAAAAGAAAGCCTAAGTGACTTGATAGCTGAGATTGGGCATGGTTATCTCGTTGATGGCTTCCAAGGAGCACACTCAAGCAACCCGGACAACGGAAACTTTGCAGTTGTGGCAAATCCAGCTTTCCTAATTGAGAATGGTGAAATCAAAGGTTCAACAGTCTTTATGATGTCTGGAAATGTTTATGAGCTTATTAACCAGATTTACGCAATCAGCAAAGAGCAAAAGGTAATTCCATTCCACGGAACGACAATAACTCCGTGGATTGCCTTTGAGAATGTTAAGATTGCTGGGAAGTGA
- the serK gene encoding L-serine kinase SerK: MGVEKVPKYDIPVKKVEYVFIELEKMKPHEQLVQKELEAFIESVTGSGVFWKPMLLAKVPGEDMYLIVDGHHRWAGLMKLGAKKAPSVILDYFSDDVKVYTWYPAFKGDLDKVLERLKKEGLTVEECQNAEELAEKGEIAFALIGKHKAFKIPGGLQEQKIVSKVLDEMSVEGEIELIYYGLKEDAKEDMDKGEIDYVFIRKAPSKEEVMELVKKGEVFSPKTTRHVLPFIPDKIDVKLEDLF; this comes from the coding sequence ATGGGAGTTGAAAAGGTTCCAAAATACGATATTCCTGTTAAAAAGGTTGAATATGTTTTTATTGAACTGGAAAAAATGAAACCTCACGAGCAGCTAGTTCAAAAGGAACTTGAAGCATTCATTGAAAGTGTTACAGGTTCAGGCGTTTTCTGGAAGCCTATGCTTCTGGCTAAAGTTCCTGGAGAGGATATGTACTTAATTGTGGATGGTCACCACAGATGGGCTGGTCTTATGAAGCTTGGGGCTAAGAAAGCCCCATCAGTAATTTTGGACTACTTCAGTGACGATGTAAAGGTTTATACTTGGTATCCAGCATTCAAAGGTGATTTAGATAAGGTTCTGGAAAGGTTAAAGAAAGAAGGGCTTACAGTTGAAGAGTGCCAAAATGCAGAAGAACTAGCGGAGAAAGGGGAAATTGCCTTCGCTCTCATCGGTAAACATAAAGCATTCAAGATTCCAGGTGGATTACAAGAACAAAAAATTGTGAGCAAAGTTCTTGATGAAATGAGTGTTGAAGGAGAAATTGAACTTATTTACTATGGTCTTAAAGAAGATGCAAAAGAGGATATGGACAAAGGAGAAATTGACTACGTCTTTATCAGAAAAGCACCAAGCAAAGAAGAAGTAATGGAGCTAGTGAAAAAAGGAGAAGTTTTCTCACCAAAGACAACGAGGCATGTATTGCCATTTATACCAGACAAAATTGATGTCAAGCTTGAAGACCTCTTCTGA
- a CDS encoding DUF4097 family beta strand repeat-containing protein, translated as MIFESVEKIKVSIENGTITVEGWNEGYVEVEYTATDEAGIITKMEGNKLIIETPRRRFFKLFKNSPKGEVNVKINIPSDVPVQVVIANGSVNGRNALFELISSVNCDISLEGCRAKTLATVSGRIRASIKTADSLTVATVNGPIELTLEELEDNVTVSSVNGDIHIFLSEFCDAKIRANAVNGSIHIEDTHSINAGKYGVNVSTLNGSITIELI; from the coding sequence GTGATATTTGAAAGTGTTGAAAAGATTAAGGTAAGCATAGAAAACGGTACCATAACAGTTGAAGGATGGAATGAGGGCTATGTTGAAGTTGAGTACACTGCAACTGACGAAGCGGGTATTATAACAAAAATGGAGGGGAACAAACTTATTATCGAGACTCCCCGAAGAAGATTTTTCAAGCTGTTTAAGAACTCTCCAAAAGGCGAAGTAAATGTCAAGATTAATATCCCCTCAGATGTTCCAGTTCAAGTTGTAATTGCAAACGGCTCTGTTAATGGTAGAAATGCTTTATTCGAGCTAATTAGCAGTGTAAACTGTGATATATCCCTTGAAGGCTGCAGGGCAAAAACCTTGGCAACGGTAAGCGGCAGAATAAGGGCATCAATAAAGACCGCAGATTCTCTGACCGTAGCCACTGTGAACGGTCCAATTGAATTAACCTTAGAGGAGCTTGAAGACAACGTTACGGTGAGTAGTGTAAATGGAGATATTCATATATTCCTGAGTGAATTCTGCGACGCTAAAATAAGAGCAAATGCAGTCAACGGCAGTATTCACATAGAAGATACCCACAGCATAAATGCAGGCAAATATGGGGTGAATGTAAGCACATTAAATGGTTCGATAACGATTGAGCTCATCTGA
- a CDS encoding cupin domain-containing protein, producing the protein MKAEINEFIDRGTYKKAPLFEGELPEGSYAQIVEIKPKQTVPKHYHEKQYELFYIISGQAQLGIGEKEYDAKPGDIFLVKPKTVHWVINENEEPFRLFVVKLNYFGDDSIWLE; encoded by the coding sequence ATGAAAGCCGAAATTAATGAGTTCATTGATAGGGGAACTTACAAGAAAGCTCCATTATTTGAGGGCGAGCTTCCTGAAGGGAGTTATGCCCAAATAGTCGAGATTAAGCCTAAGCAGACTGTTCCAAAGCACTATCACGAGAAGCAGTACGAGCTGTTTTACATAATTAGCGGACAAGCACAGCTCGGCATTGGAGAAAAAGAATATGATGCAAAGCCTGGAGATATCTTTTTAGTTAAGCCCAAGACTGTTCACTGGGTCATCAATGAAAATGAAGAGCCATTTAGGCTTTTTGTCGTTAAGTTGAACTACTTCGGAGACGACAGCATTTGGCTTGAGTGA